AGCCCTGAAGCGCGCAGGCCTGGGCATCAACGACATCGACTTCTTCGAGCTCAACGAAGCTTTCGCCGCACAGGCCCTGCCAGTGCTGAAAGATCTGAAAGTGCTCGACAAGATGAACGAGAAGGTTAACCTGCACGGCGGCGCGATCGCCCTGGGTCACCCGTTCGGTTGCTCCGGTGCACGTATCTCCGGGACCCTGCTCAACGTCATGAAGCAGAATGGCGGCACCTTCGGTGTGTCCACCATGTGCATCGGCCTTGGCCAGGGCATCTCGACCGTCTTCGAACGCGTTTAAGCGTTGGGTGGATGGAAGCCGGGGCCCTGTGCCCCGGTTTTTGTTTTTCTGCGGATTTATTTGTTTTTATTTTGAAAAGAATTGCACGAGGGCCAGAGCATGCAGTTACAACCCGGGCTCTATCAGCATTACAAGGGGCCGCAGTACCGCGTTTTCAGCGTGGCGCGGCACTCGGAAACGGAAGAAGAAGTGGTGTTCTATCAAGCCCTGTATGGGGATTACGGTTTTTGGGTACGCCCCTTGAGCATGTTCCTGGAGTCGGTCGAAGTTGACGGCGAGCAGGTCCCACGCTTTGCTTTGGTGCAGGCCGAACCCAGTCTTTTTTCACCGGCATAAGTGCCGGTCGCGCAGTACCCTGCGCTTGACCTCACCTTGTTGCCACTATATATAGCGGGGCCGCGTCAGGCGCCAACCGCCTTTCTCTTCTCGAATTCAGGAATTTTCCGATCCATGGGCAAATCGCTGGTCATTGTGGAATCCCCGGCTAAGGCCAAGACCATCAACAAGTACTTGGGCAACCAATACGTGGTGAAGTCGAGTATCGGCCATATCCGAGACCTGCCCACCAGCGGTTCGGCCAGTGCCGCCAAAGAGCCGGCCGCCAAGCGTGGCAAGGCCGCTGCGGGCGAAACTGCGGCCCTGTCGCCGAAGGAAAAAGCGCGCAAGCAGCTGGTGTCGCGCATGGGCGTCGACCCCGAGCACGGCTGGAAGGCCAAGTACGAAATCCTTCCTGGCAAGGAAAAGGTCATCGAAGAGCTGCGCCGCCTTGCCAAGGATGCCGACACCATCTATCTCGCAACGGACTTGGACCGCGAAGGGGAGGCCATCGCCTGGCACCTGCGGGAAGCCATCGGCGGTGATGACAGCCGCTACAAGCGCGTGGTGTTCAACGAAATCACCAAGAAGGCGATCCAGGAAGCCTTCTCCCAGCCGGGCGAGCTGGACATTCATCGGGTCAACGCTCAGCAGGCCCGGCGCTTTCTTGACCGTGTGGTGGGCTACATGGTCTCCCCGTTGCTGTGGGCGAAGATTGCCCGTGGCCTGTCCGCCGGTCGTGTGCAGTCGGTAGCCGTGAAGCTGGTGGTGGAGCGCGAGCGTGAGATTCGCGCCTTCATTCCGGAAGAGTACTGGGAAGTCCACGCCGACCTGGGCACTGCCAAGGGCTCGAAGGTGCGCTTCGAAGTGGCTCGCGAGAACGGTGAAGCCTTCAAGCCGCTCAACGAAACCCAGGCCATGGCTGCCCTGGAGAAGCTCAAGGCTTCGGCCTACAGCGTCGCCAAGCGTGAAGACAAACCCACCAGCAGCAAGCCGTCAGCGCCATTTATCACCTCCACCCTGCAGCAGGCCGCGAGCAACCGCCTGGGCTTCGGGGTGAAGAAGACCATGATGATGGCCCAGCGTCTGTATGAAGCCGGCTACATCACCTACATGCGTACCGACTCCACCAACCTCTCGGCTGATGCCGTGGCGATGGCGCGGACCTATATCGAAGACGAGTTCGGCAACAAGTACCTGCCGGCCTCGCCCAACGTCTACAGCAGCAAGGAAGGGGCCCAGGAGGCGCACGAAGCGATTCGTCCGTCCGACGTCAACACCCACCCAAGCAAGCTGTCGGGCATGGAACGTGACGCCGAGCGGCTCTACGAGCTGATCTGGCGCCAGTTCGTCGCCTGCCAGATGCTGCCGGCGCAATACCTGTCCACCACCGTCAGCGTGGCCGCTGGGGACTTCGAGCTGCGCGCCAAGGGCCGCATCCTCAAGTTCGACGGCTACACCCGGGTCATGCCGCAGATCAGCAAGCCAGGTGATGACGATGTGCTGCCGGACATGGCCCAGGGCGAAGTGCTGAAGTTGATCAAGCTCGACCCAAGCCAGCACTTCACCAAGCCGCCAGCGCGCTATTCCGAAGCCAGCCTGGTGAAGGAAATGGAAAAACGCGGCATCGGTCGTCCTTCGACCTATGCGGCGATCATTTCGACCATTCAGGATCGCGGCTACGTAACCCTGCACAACCGTCGGTTCTATTCGGAAAAGATGGGTGACATCGTCACCGAACGTCTCTCTGAAAGCTTCTCCAATCTCATGGACTACGGCTTCACCGCCGGCATGGAAGAGAACCTCGATGACGTGGCCCAGGGCGAGCGCGACTGGAAGAACGTCCTTGACGAGTTCTACGGCGACTTCAAGAAGAAACTCGAAGTGGCCGAGGGCGCCGAAAGCGGCATGCGCGCCAACCAGCCGGTCATGACAGATATTCCATGCCTGACCTGCGGTCGGCCGATGCAGATTCGCACCGCCTCCACTGGTGTATTCCTCGGTTGCTCGGGCTATAGCCTGCCACCCAAGGAGCGTTGCAAGGCCACCGTCAACCTGGTGCCGGGCGACGAGATCGCCGCGGACGACGAGGGCGAATCCGAATCCCTGGTACTGCGTGGCAAGCACCGTTGCCCGATCTGCAGCACGGCGATGGACGCTTACCTGCTGGATGAAAAGCGCAAGCTGCACATCTGCGGCAACAACCCGGATTGCGCCGGCTACGAGATCGAAGAGGGCAGCTACCGGATCAAGGGCTACGAGGGCCCGAGCCTGGAATGTGACAAGTGCGGCAGCGAGATGCAGCTCAAGACCGGTCGTTTCGGCAAGTTCTTCGGTTGCACCAACGCCACTTGCAAGAACACCCGCAAGCTGCTGAAAAGCGGTGATGCGGCGCCGCCGAAGATGGATCCGGTGAAGATGCCTGAGCTGAAATGCGAGAAGGTCAACGACACCTACATCCTGCGCGACGGTGCTTCGGGCCTGTTCCTGGCTGCCAGCCAGTTCCCGAAAAACCGTGAAACCCGGGCGCCGTTGGTGCTGGAGTTGATCCCGCACAAGGACGAGATTGATCCGAAGTACCACTTCCTCTGCGAAGCACCGAAGAAGGACCCAGAGGGGCGTCCTGCGGTGGTGCGCTATAGCCGCAAGACCAAGGAGCAGTACGTGCAGACCGAGGTTGATGGCAAGCCTACCGGCTGGCGCGCGTTCTACGACGGCGGCACCTGGAAGGTCGAAGACAAGCGCTAGGCACTGATTGTGTCGAGGGGCTTGCTCCTCGCATTGGCGCCGTACAGGGCCGCATGATTCCGCCGGGAGTCATGCGGCCTTTCTTTTGCCTTGCGGTGCGCGGGAGTGATCCTTGAAACTGTGCCATCCGCATCTGGTTCTCTTCTTGTAGTGGAGGCTGCCTACATGGCCCACGAGCTCTATACCCGTACCAATCAGAAAATCTACTTTGCCGGCCTGGCGCTCGAAGCCCTGGCTCGGGCCGAAGAGGGGCGGGCGATGAATGCCCAGGCGCTGGTCCAGGCGGGGCGCGAGTCGGTGCTGTTCCATCTCTACGGTGCCTTGCTGGGGCTATGCCACGAGATCGCCGGGTTCTACCGTCTGCCACAGGCCAGTGCTGCCCGGGTCGAGCAGATCCTTAATCGTGAGGTGCTGGACAGCATTGCCATTCCCGAACTGGCGGAACTGCTGGAGCTGGCGCAGAGTCCACAGACCTGGCTGGCGCAACTGTTGTCCGCTTACAACGAGCTGTTTCAACCGCCGCGAGCGCCGCACAAGCCCAAGGGGGACGTGACCCAGCCGCTGATTGTGGCGGTTAATCTGGACGAGCCGGAGCCGGCGCCGGAACTGAGTCGGGAAGAACTGGAGAGCTGGCGGCAGAATCTCAAGGCTCTGGCCATTCGTTTTCGAGATGGCTTGAACGAGTGTTGAGCCTGAGCGTCGCCTGATGGGCGGCGCCTTCAATTGATCAAGGAAGATGCATGTTGTTCTTCTTGCGTGACCAGGCGCTGGTACGCCTGCTGGGCGATTGCCAGATGCGAGTCATCAACGCTCAGTCCAATGCGGACCTGCTTGAGGTGCTTGACCGGCTGGAGGTATTCCCCGGCGGCCTGGCGTTCGATCATGCGCAGTCAATCACGCTTCTGGTGCTGGCGTTTGCTTCGCTTGCGGCTGCGTTGCTGATGGACGGCATGGGTGGGATGTTCTGGGTGTTTGTGGCTCTGTGTTTCTTCAGCTATCGGGTCAGCAAAGGTATCTCTGGGGTATCGACCGATCTGGCGGCGAGCATTACCCGCAAGTGCATGATGCTTGGCAATGACTTGAGGGAATTCGACAGTAGCGCCGACTGGCGCCTGAAGAGACTGGACAATGAGTTCACCGATTACCGTCGGGGCAGCGAGAGTGAGCGGCGCCGTATCCTGGACTCGCTCCAGGGAGTGTATCGAGGAGAGCGACATTCGCTGGCATTCGAGTATCACCAGCTTCGATATGTGATCTCCAGTTGGGAGCGCGGGGCCGGTGGAGACCTCAAGACGGTTTACACGAACTACCAGCGCTACAGTCTGGTGGTGGATTTTCCCTGGGTGAGAGAGATTGCACTTCGATCCAGCCCCCTGGAATTACAGCTGTCGGGTCAGCCCTTCAAGACCGATCGCGAGGATTTCAATCAGACCTTTGTGCTGCGCGGCAACGACCCGGCCTCTTGTGAACGCTTCGCCACGCCTGCGACGCTGGACCTGCTGCTGGAACTTTCGCGTCAGCTTCATGGGGTCAATCTGGAGTTCTCTGGCCAGGGACGGCTCTGCCTGAGCTTCAACAACGAAGACATCATGGCCCATGCCGATCCGGGGGCGTTGAGTGATCTGACGGTCTTTCGTGAGCGGATCGAGGCGGGCATCGAGTTGCCGAAGCTGTATCCGCTGTTGGGGTTGATAGAGCGACTGGCCTGGCAGCACGACGGTCATGCTGTTGCTGCTGTCGTCCCACAGGTTGTGGACTCCAGCGAATTGATCAAGGAAGAGTGATGCAGTTTCTCAAGCATGATGCCGAGCTGGTCCGGTTGTTGGCCACTTGCGACGCCGAGGTGGCGCGGGCCAGGACCAACGACGACCTGTTGCAGGTCATCGGCAGGCTCCAATCCTTCAAGGGCGGCTTGAAGTTCGATCATGCCCAGCCCCTGGTGCTGGTGATGCTGGCGATTGTTGCGGCGATCCCGGCCATGGCAGGCGTGGTGGTGATGTGGTTCATCGCGGCGTGTTTAGGCGTTGCCGGTCTGATCATCTGGATGAGTCGTAAAGCCGCTGTTGATGAGTTGCCTAAGAGGATCGCTCGTCGATGTTCATTCCTCAGTAATGGCCTTTCGGACCCGGGTGGAACAGCTGAAGAGCGTTTCACGCAACTGAGCGGCGAGTTCGAGGACTATGAGCGCGGTAACGACAGCCGCCGCATCGTGGACTCCGCCGGGGGAACCTACCAGGGTGCGCGCCATCAGTTGCCCTTTGTCTTTCACCACTTGCGTTATGTGAATTCCCACTACAAATCCAAATCCGATGGCGAAAGTGAACGGGTTTACGAGAGCTTCGATCGTTTCAGCCTGGTGGTGGATTTTCCCTGGGTCACGGGCGTGATGGTGTGCAGTGATCTGCCGAAGAAAAAGCGTACAAAGCGTAAAGTCTTCGAGACCACTTCTGATGACTTCAACAGAAACTTCATTTTTACCGGTGACAGTGAGCTGGCCTGTGCCAAGTTCGCGACCCCTACCACCCTGGCTTTTTTGCTGAGGCTGTGCCGGCGGCTGAAGAAGGTGAACCTGGAATTTTCCAATGAGGGGCGTCTGTGCCTGAGCTTCGATGACGCCGAGGTCATGGCCTATAAGGATCCTGGAACCTTCGAGGACTTATCGGGCTTCTACGCCAATATCAAGCAGGGGCTGGAGTTGCCGGGTCTGTTTCCGGTGCTGGCGCTGGTGCATGAACTGGCGGAATTGCATGACAACAATTTCGACCTTCCGATGAAGGTCGTTGATGAGATGGAGCAATAGGGTATGGAGTTGTTGTTGGTCATTGCGATCGCCTTGGGCGTTCTGGCCTATGTGCACTACAACAAGATCGTCAGCGCACACAACCGCGCCCAGCGGGCCTGGTCGGACGTGCTGACCTACCAGCGGCAGCGAATCAAGGTGCTGGATCTGCTGGAACCGCAAGTGGCCGGTTTTCAGGCGTATGAGAGCCAACTGCTGGAGAAGATCGTTGGCTTGCGTAGCGCCATTGGCAGCTTGCCATCTGCTGCCGATGGCGATGCGTTGAAGTCGGTCGACGAGGGCAGCAAAGCCCTGTTGGGGGGCTTGAACCTGGCGTTTGAGGCCTATCCGGATCTCAAGTCCGCCACCCTGTTGAGCAACCTGATGCGTGAGGTTGCCGAGCAGGAAGGCAATATCGGTGGAGCCATCACTCTGTTCAACCTGAATGTGGAGCATTTCAACAACTCCATTCAGATGTTCCCCGGTTCCTTGGTTAATCGGTTGAGCTTGAACAAGTCGCTGATCACGCCATTTTCCGACAGCCAGGCTTCGGCGGGTTTTGAATACAAGCCGAATTTCTGAGGCGGGCTGGCACGGTGTTTTGAAGGATGGAGTGCCGCATTTCTTGAAGGGAGCAGGGGCTCGTGCCTGTTGAGCAGCGCCACGTCTGGTGCAAGATCCTGAGCGGGGCGGGGGTGATGACTGATATAATCCCCGCCTTTCGTGGAGACCAGACCTTTATGCCAACGTCCTTTCTAGAAATTGTCGAGTTGCCAGACGGCCGTATTGAGCTGCGCAGAGCTGAGGACGAGGGTTCTCTGGTTACTTTGGATTTCTCCGAGGATGCCAAAGCCTTTTTGCAAGGTCAGCATGTCGAGGTGGCCAAGGCCATGTTGAGCGTCGGTGTGCAGATGGCCGGACGCCTGGTGGAGGGTGAAATCGACAAGGAAGACGGTCCGCGGGTTCTTCACTAAGCCCGTTTATCGGTTTTCTTCCGGTTGTTCGTCATATTTTTCTCGGCTTCTCAATCCTGGAGAAGCCTCGTGCTTTTCAAGCGCATTGTGTAGTGACTTCCCGGTGTTTATCCCAGGCGAATATTCAGGCTTTGCGCATCGCCCGTGCGTGCGGCGCTGATCAACTGTTGCCGTGCGCTAGTGCTCAATGGGTTCAGCCAACTGACCACTGTGTGGCTGCGCCCCAGGCGCAGGGCCTCGCAAGCCAGTTGCTGTGGGCTCTGAGAGCCTCGGGGGTGAAGCAGCAGGATGCGTTCGCGATTCAGGCCGGCATCCCGCAGCCAGCTTTGGGTCAGGCTTGAGGGTGGGGCGATCAAGGTCAGCCACCGGGCGTCCTGCTCCTGGCTCAACTCTCTGAGGATGGGTGCCAGGAGGTTCAGGCAGTTCCCGGCGGCGCCGCGTAACGACAGTTCGCTGAAAGCCTCTGGATCTTTATTCCAGGGCGACTCGGCCACTTCTTTGAGCGCAGGCGCCAATGGCTGGGCCAGGAACGCTTCAAACAACGGCAGTTGGGCTTGCTGTGGTGTATGGGGGAACTGCATGGAGCCTCCTTTAGCGGCGAATGACGCCGACACTCAAGCCTTCGATCACCAGCTCCTGATCTTTCAGGTTGACTTCGATGGGGGCGAAATCAGGGTTTTCGGCGATCAGCCAGACTTTGCTGCCTTCGCGCTTGAAGCGCTTGACCGTGACTTCATCGCCGATGCGTGCCACCACCACCTGGCCGTTGCGGGCCTCGCGGGTGGTATGCACTGCCAGCAGGTCACCGTCGAAGATGCCGATGTCCTTCATGCTCATGCCGTTGACCCGAAGCAG
This genomic stretch from Pseudomonas sp. Os17 harbors:
- a CDS encoding DUF6586 family protein; this translates as MAHELYTRTNQKIYFAGLALEALARAEEGRAMNAQALVQAGRESVLFHLYGALLGLCHEIAGFYRLPQASAARVEQILNREVLDSIAIPELAELLELAQSPQTWLAQLLSAYNELFQPPRAPHKPKGDVTQPLIVAVNLDEPEPAPELSREELESWRQNLKALAIRFRDGLNEC
- a CDS encoding LemA family protein, translated to MELLLVIAIALGVLAYVHYNKIVSAHNRAQRAWSDVLTYQRQRIKVLDLLEPQVAGFQAYESQLLEKIVGLRSAIGSLPSAADGDALKSVDEGSKALLGGLNLAFEAYPDLKSATLLSNLMREVAEQEGNIGGAITLFNLNVEHFNNSIQMFPGSLVNRLSLNKSLITPFSDSQASAGFEYKPNF
- the topA gene encoding type I DNA topoisomerase — protein: MGKSLVIVESPAKAKTINKYLGNQYVVKSSIGHIRDLPTSGSASAAKEPAAKRGKAAAGETAALSPKEKARKQLVSRMGVDPEHGWKAKYEILPGKEKVIEELRRLAKDADTIYLATDLDREGEAIAWHLREAIGGDDSRYKRVVFNEITKKAIQEAFSQPGELDIHRVNAQQARRFLDRVVGYMVSPLLWAKIARGLSAGRVQSVAVKLVVEREREIRAFIPEEYWEVHADLGTAKGSKVRFEVARENGEAFKPLNETQAMAALEKLKASAYSVAKREDKPTSSKPSAPFITSTLQQAASNRLGFGVKKTMMMAQRLYEAGYITYMRTDSTNLSADAVAMARTYIEDEFGNKYLPASPNVYSSKEGAQEAHEAIRPSDVNTHPSKLSGMERDAERLYELIWRQFVACQMLPAQYLSTTVSVAAGDFELRAKGRILKFDGYTRVMPQISKPGDDDVLPDMAQGEVLKLIKLDPSQHFTKPPARYSEASLVKEMEKRGIGRPSTYAAIISTIQDRGYVTLHNRRFYSEKMGDIVTERLSESFSNLMDYGFTAGMEENLDDVAQGERDWKNVLDEFYGDFKKKLEVAEGAESGMRANQPVMTDIPCLTCGRPMQIRTASTGVFLGCSGYSLPPKERCKATVNLVPGDEIAADDEGESESLVLRGKHRCPICSTAMDAYLLDEKRKLHICGNNPDCAGYEIEEGSYRIKGYEGPSLECDKCGSEMQLKTGRFGKFFGCTNATCKNTRKLLKSGDAAPPKMDPVKMPELKCEKVNDTYILRDGASGLFLAASQFPKNRETRAPLVLELIPHKDEIDPKYHFLCEAPKKDPEGRPAVVRYSRKTKEQYVQTEVDGKPTGWRAFYDGGTWKVEDKR
- a CDS encoding DUF1653 domain-containing protein; its protein translation is MQLQPGLYQHYKGPQYRVFSVARHSETEEEVVFYQALYGDYGFWVRPLSMFLESVEVDGEQVPRFALVQAEPSLFSPA
- the sulA gene encoding SOS-induced cell division inhibitor SulA; amino-acid sequence: MQFPHTPQQAQLPLFEAFLAQPLAPALKEVAESPWNKDPEAFSELSLRGAAGNCLNLLAPILRELSQEQDARWLTLIAPPSSLTQSWLRDAGLNRERILLLHPRGSQSPQQLACEALRLGRSHTVVSWLNPLSTSARQQLISAARTGDAQSLNIRLG